A window of Microbacterium sp. Root61 genomic DNA:
ACGAGTGCGACATCGGCGTGGGGGGCGAACGAGGTGAACATCTTCGACCCCGTGATGCGCCATCCCGTCCCCTCGCGTACCGCGCGGGTCAGGATCTGCTGCGGGTCGGAGCCTGTCTGGGGTTCCGTGAAAGACCAGGCACCGAGCAGTCCGCCGCTGATGAGGCCCTCGCCCCACCGCTCCTGCTGCTCGGGAGAGCCGAAGTTGCGGATCGCGCTGGCGACCTGGACGGTGGGGCCCGAGTACAGGGCCGCGACCGCGCCGTGGCTCGCGACCTCTTCGATCGCCTCCACATATGCGAGGAACGAGCCTTCGTGGCCCGCCTCGGGGTCGGCGAACGGCATCGTCGGGAGACCGAGCTCGCACAGCAGGTCCCAGAGCTCACGGGAGAATTCCTGCGACCGGTCGACCTGCGCCGCGAGATCGCGGATGCGGGCCCGGCCTGAGACACGCAGGGCGTCGAGGACCTCGGGATCGAGGTGGGTGGAGACAGTGCTCACTTACGGCTCCTGGTTAGAGAACGGCCACGGGGGCGATCGGGCTGCCGGTTGCTCCACGGATGCGCAACGGGCTGGCGATGAAAAGGAATTCCACCACACCCTTCGAGGAGAGTTCCTCGAGATCGAGGAACTCGAGGAGGTAGATTCCGCAGTCCCTGATCAGGAACTGATGGACGGGGCATACGGTACCGGCGGCCCAGGGAAGCACTTCGACTCCCGAGTTGTCGGCGCCTACCAGTGCGACGTCCGCCTTCGCGAGGAACTCGGAGGCGTCCAGGCCGATGCCCGGGCGGTCGCCGTGGTACGCCACGTCATCCGATTCCCACGTGTTGATCCATCCCGTGCGCAGCAGCACGGCGTCGCCGGGCTGCAGCGTCGTGCCGGACTCGGCGAGCGTCGCCTCGATGTCGGCGGCCGTGATCTCGTACCCCGCCGGGAGGTACTCCACGCCGTGGCTGCGCGCGACGTCGACCAGCACGCCGCGCGTCAGGAAGCTCGGAGCCTTGTCGATGCCGAGCTTGCGCAGGCCGTTGCTGCGCACGCCGGTCTGGCTGTACCCGTTGTAGAGGGTGTCGTCGTACCAGACATGCCCCAGCGAATCGAGGTGGGTCACCGAGCCGTGGGTCGCCCACGACATATGGTCGGCGGCAGTCTGGAACCCGCCCGGGGCGGGTGAGCCGGCGAGGTAGTCGCCTGCGTCGTGGATCATGAAGTGCTGGGGCGGAGCCCCGTTTCGCGGTGACTTCCGGTCACCGATGACCTGCGAGAGCTGAACGACCTCGCCGGTTCGGGGCAGGCGCAGCGCAGCGAGGATCGACGCCGGGGTGAGGTGATTGCCCGCACCCGCTTCGTCGTCTTCACCCCAGCGCTTCCAGTTGGAGAACTCCGGGCGCGCCGGGGTCTCGCCCTCTGTTGCGGCGCGCGGCGCCCACCCCTTGCTCACCGGTTGTCCTGGCGGTCGAGAATGCCGCGCATGTTGGAGTACATGAACTTCTCGATGACATCGTCGGGCAGCTCGAGGCTGCGCGCGTCGGTGACGGCCTTGGTGAGGTTGATCAGCGGGTAGTCCGTGCCGAAGATGACCTTGTCAGCACCGGCCTGGGCGTGCCAGCGCCCACCCATGAACTCCAGGAGCTCCTTCGGGTAGCGCTTCGGCGACCACGCCGACGTGCAGATGTAGAGGTTCTGGTGCTTGGCGGCGAGGTGGGTCATCATGCTCACCCACGGGTCGCCGATGTGGTGTCCGACGATCGTGAGATCGGGGAACGCCAGCGCCACGTCATCGAGGTGGAGCGGGTAGTTCGGGTACGTCGGCCACAGCGGACCGGGCATCCCGATGTAGGTGAAGACGAAGAGGTCGAGCTCGACGCACTTGGCGTACAGCGGGTAGAACCACTTGTCGTTGGCCGGCGTCCCGTACGGAGCGGGGAGGATGTGCACGCCACGGATGCCGTACTGCTCCTTGTGCTCCTCGAGGATGCGCGGGTTCTCCATGAGATCCCAGAACGAGGCCGGTCCCTGACGCGGAGGAAGGATCGTGCCGGCGTGCTCGTACTGGCCGGGGAACTTCTTCATGATGTCGACATGCTCTTGGATGCGGCTGTCGAGCTCCGGACGCTCTGCCTGGTAGTACAGCGACGCCTGGAAGATCGCGAGCTCGACGTTGTTGTCGATCAGCTCCTGAGTGCTCTCTTCGGCCGTTGCCGGCTTGGTGGCGTGCTTGCTGTCCTTCTGGTCGAAGAACCGCATCGCGCGGGCGCGCTGCGGGTCCTGACGCCAGGACTCCTGGTCGCCGAAGGTGTCAGCAGTCGTGGCAGCCCACCCGGGGTGGTAGAACGCGTCAATCACAGGTCCGTCGTACATATCTCTCCTTTGGGATGGGTTGAACTTCAGGTTGCGACGAAGCCGGTCGGCTGCGGATCGCGGGTCACACCGTTCAGCACGGCATCGGCGACATCCGAGGATGTCAGCGCCGCGGCCACCGGCTGGCTTTCGCCCTCTTCGCGGACAGCGGCCATGAACTCCGTCTGGTCGCGCCGGTTGATCAGGTGCTTCGTCATGGCGAGTGCGTGCGGCGGCGACTGGCGAAGCTCGTCCAGTACGCCTTCGACGGCCTCCGAGATCGACCCATGCTCGCAGGAGCGCGAGACGAGTCCGGCGGAGCAGGCTTCGGCGACGGAGATCCATCGCCCCGTCATCAGCAGGTCGCTGGCGCGGGCACCGCCGACCGCGCGGGGAAGAAGATAGGTGGCCCCGGCATCCGGAACGAAGCCGAGGCGCACGAAGCTCAGCCGGATCTTGGCGTCTTCTTCGGCGATCACGATGTCCGCGCTGAGCGCCAATGCCGCGGCGGCGCCGATCGCCGCGCCTTCGATGGCGGCGATCACGATCTGGTCCATCTGGCGCATCGCGCCGATCGTGCCTTCCATGCGACGCATGTAGTCATCGACGTAGCTTTCGGGAAGGCCGTCGGCGAGCTGCGTCACGTCTCCTCCACTGGAGAACACACCGCCGGCTCCGCGGAGGACGATGAACTCGATGTCCGCACGATCCTTCAACCGATCCAGCTGCGCGGCGAGGGCGTGATGCATCTCACGTGCAAGGGCATTCTTGCGCGGACCCGTCAGGGTCAGGTAGGCGACGCTACCTACCTCGGAGCACACAACGTTGGGCTTCACAAGAAAAACTATATCTGATCAAAGATCACTTAGTCAACGAATCGGCGACCTCGGGATCGAGTGCCGTGATGCGGCGGAAACGAGCGCGACGAAGCGCACAGAGGGGCGGTCATCTGCAGCGCACGACGGTGCGCCGTCCATGCGTCGGCGAGCCCCGATCGGGACGAACCGCGACGCGGATGCTGCAGCCACGCGGCAGCGTGCACGCGCGCGCTGCCGGACAAACTCGGTCGACTCAGACCGGAGCGGGAAGGCACCCGATGAGCTGAGAGCCCTGGGCGAAGTGCGCCTCGGCGAGGCGACGCGCCTCCACCGGATCGTGGCGCTCGAGCGCCTCGATGATCTGCACATGGTCGTGCATCGAGGCATCGAGGATGCCGGGCACGACCTCATACAGGTCCGCACGCACGAAGCGGTGCGTCATCCGCAGGAACCAGCGGACCTTGTCGCCCTCGGGGATCTTGGCGATGTAGCGGTGGAACTCATCGTTGAGCTTGGACGCCTGGCGCATCGTCGCCTTGTTCAGGGTCCGGCCGTCGAGCGCGACGAGCTTCTCGTGGATCGCCCGCAGATGCGCGATGTCCTCATCGGTGGCGACGACGGCGGCGCGAGCGACCAGGACACCGGTCAACGCCGCCAGCACGTCGAACATGTCGTCCAGATCCGTCTGCGTCAGCGGTCGCGCACGGAAACCGCGACGCGGCTCGACATCGACCAGTCCTTCGTTGGACAGGGTGATGAGCGCCTCGCGCACCGGCATGCTGCTCACGCCGAGTTCCTGCGCGACGGCGTCGAGGGGGATCCGCTCGCCCATCTCGTAGCGGCCGGCGAGGATGTCCTGCCTCAGGCTCTCGGCGATCTCGTCGCCCAGCTTCTGTCGTACTCGGATCATGTCAACCTCACCCCACCCAGACGAGCAACCCCGTCAAGCGAAAAACGCTATCAGATCGATCTTGTGCCATGACGGTCACTGCGCTACCCGCTCGATGCGCGTCGCAGCATCCTCCAGTCGTTTGATGATAGCGGCGAGGGCCGAACCGGACAGCCCAGCCGGCATGCCGTACACCGTGAGCGTCAGGGACACCGTACCGTCGGCGTCATGCAGCGGCACCGTGAGGCTGATCGCCTCGTCGACGGATGCCTCCGTGCCGAGCTTCTGATTCACGCTGACGAATCGCGACGTCCAGGTGTCGACGGGCTTGCGCGGCACAGCGGCCGACCAGCCGCGCTCGGCGATCAGGTCGAGCGTGGCCAGCATCGCCTCGCGGTCGCCGCCGCCGCTGAGCCGGATGCCCGCGGCGACCCATGCCTCGCGCTCCTGCGACGTGCCTTCCGCCGCGAACGCGATCGCGTAGGGCGGTCCGGCCGGCTGCACGTCGCCGATGCGCTGCCGCACCCGCGAGCTCAGCGGCGTCCACGTGCTCGCCATCAGGATCATCTCGCCCTCGTCGCGCCCGGTGATCGCGACATCGACGCCGAGTTCGCGTTCCAGCTCCAGCATCTCGATGCGGGCGGTGTCCAGGAGGCGGGCACGTGTCGGATCGTCGAACTGCTGCGCGAACAGCGGTCCGGGAGTGAAGCGTCCGTAGCCGCCGCGGAAGAAGACGAGGGGGAGGGAGTCGCCCGCGATGTCGAGGTCGCGGACCGCGCCGAGCACGATCCAGTGGTCGCCGGCATCCACGACGGAGATGATCTCGCAGTCGATCCACGCGACGACTCCGTCGATGATCGGCGAGCCCAGTCCGCTTTCACGCCACGGCACTCCCACGAACTTCTGGTCGGACGGGCGGGCCATCTGGCGGCACAGGTGCTCCTGCTCCCACGACAGCACGTTGACGCAGAAGCGACCGATGCGCTCGACGATCGGCCACGTCGTGGAGGTCTTCTGCGGAAGGAAGGCCACCAGCGGAGGGTCCATCGAGACCGAGGTGAACGTGCCGACCGTCATGCCGACCGGGGTCTCGCCGTCGGAGGCGGAGATGACGCACACGCCGGTGGGGTACTGACCGAGAACCTGGCGGAACTTGTCGAAAGCGATCTCTGTCACGGCCGTTCCAACCATTGTGTGCTCCTCGCAGACGCCGAGATGATAGATATTAGATCAAATATAACTGTTTCAGCGCCTGAGCGCACCGGAGGAGAACCATGAAGATCGCAGTTCACGACGAGGTCTCGATCGAAGACGTCGACAACCTCCGCGCTTTCGAGGTCGAGACGGCTCTGCCGCCCGCGGCGGTCGATGCGAAGCTGCGGGAGTCCGGTCTCGGCTACGTCGATGGGGAGCACGCGTGGATCACGGCGGCGATCCTCGCAGACATGGGCGGCGCGCTGAGTGCGGACCCGTCGTGGCGCGAGGGATTCGATGCGATGGTCGCCTACGCGCGGAGCAAAGGCTGGTGGGACGAGAGCAGCCAGGCGATCCGCGCTCATCTCACGACAGCCTGACGCACAACGGGCCCGGCATCAGGACTGCTCGTAGCGGTACCCGCCGGCCGTGGCCGCCTGGAAGTCCGCGCTCTCGTACAGCTTGGTCTGGGCGGCCCGTTCCTGGACGATCGCCTCGGCGAACGCCGCGCGCAGCGGCGCGCGCATGGTGTCGCGGATCGACGCGAGCGCCGTACGGGACTGTGCCGCGAGCACGGCCGCGAACCCCGTCGCAGCGGCATCGATCCCTTCCAGGGGCGCGGCCTCATCGACGAGGCCGATCCGCAACGCCTCGGGCATGGACACCCTCCGCCCCATCGACAGCAGTCGCGTCGCGTGCTGACGCCCGACCGCGGAGGTGAGGGTCGCGGTGAGCCCGAACCCGTGATGGATGCCGATCCCGACGAACTTCGGCCAGACGTAGGCGGACTCGGCGGCAACGCGGTAGTCCGCGCACATCGCCAGCCCCATGCCGACACCGATGCTGCCTCCGGTGAGCTCCGCGACCCACGGCTTGCGCACCGCCAACAGCTCCGGCGCGCACGCGTAGATCGCCTCGGCGGTGTCCTCCGGATCGCGCGCGGTCTGCCAATCGCGGCCGGCGCAGAAGTGCTTGCCCTCGGAGCGGACGACGATCGCGCCGCAGTCCTCATCGTCGCTGACGTCGTTCAGCGCCGCCACGAGCTCGCGCAGCAGGAACACCGTGAGGTAGTTCTCCGCGCCGCCGAGCATCGTGATGGTCGCGACGCCCTGTTCGGACGCCCGCTCGACGCGGATGCGATCGGTGTTCTTCATGATGGATCTCCTTCTGGCACCGTGCGAGAGGAGCATAGCGCGGATCCGCATTTTTGATACCTGATATGTTTCTGACGAGCACGTGCTCGCGATACCAAGCGTGTAGGAGATGCCCATGGCCCTGCTCTTCGACGAACTGACCATCCGGTCGCTGACGCTGCGGAACCGCGTGGTGATGTCGCCGATGACACGTGCTGCCTCCCCCGGCGGGGTGCCGGGTCCGCGAGTGGCTGAGTACTATCGCCGCCGAGCCGAAGGCGGCACGGGACTGATCATCACCGAAGGCGTCGCAATCGATCATCCGTCGTCCGTCGACCACACCGATGTTCCTCGGATGCACGGCCCGGCCGCGCTGGACGGCTGGCGTGAAGTCGTCGACGGCGTCCACGCCGCGGGTGGCAGGATCATCCCGCAGCTGTGGCACGTCGGACCACTGTGGGGGGTCATGCAGGGCGGAGGCTCCACGCCCATGCGTCCGTCCGGTCTGTGGGGCACACCCGGAGTCACCGCCTACCCTCCCGGCATCGTCGAAGAGCTGATCCGGCCCACACGCACGATGACGGATGACGATATCCATGCCGTCATCGAGGCGTATCGAGCAGCAGCTCGCGGCGCCGTCGCGGCAGGCTTCGACGGCATCGCGATCCACGGGGCGCATGGGTACCTGCTCGACGCCTTCCTGTGGGCCGATACCAACCGGCGCGACGACCGATGGGGTGGTGACGCCGCGCGTCGCGCCGCGTTCCCCGCGGCCGTGGTCCGGGCGATCCGAGCGGAGATCGGCGACGAGCTCCCGATCATCTTCCGGTTCTCTCAGCACAAGCAGCAGGACTACAAGGCCGCCCTCGCCCGGACACCCGATGAACTGGCCGAGCTGCTCGTGCCGCTGGTCGACGCCGGCGTCGACGTCCTCGACGCCAGCAGCCGGCGCTTCCACCAGCCCGCGTTCGAACACAGCGACCGGTCGCTGGCCGGATGGGCGAAGACGCTCACCGGCGCGCACACGATGGCCGTCGGGAGCTTCGGTCTGGGGGCCTCGCTCCGCGAGGCGCACGCAGGCGCGACCAGGTCGACCACGGACCATCGACTCGAACTGGAGCGGCGGCTCGGCAAGGAGGAATTCGATCTCATCGCCATCGGCCGCCTCCATCTCGCAGACCCGAATCTCGCCCGGATCCTTCGGGATGGCGCATCGTTGCCGGAGTTCGACCGCGAGGCCCACGAGCTCGCGTTCCGGTAGGGGCGGACAGTTCCGAAACGCGCGATGCCCGGGGCTGTTCCGCCCCGGGCATCGTTGATCTCGGACTACCTACTGCTCCATCCAGGCGTCCCCGAAATACACCATGAGACCGCCTTGGAACGGGAAGTCCTCGGTGCCGAGGTGCAGCTTCTTCGAGTAGGACGTCGCGTTGCTGTACGGCGCCGTCCAGAACAGGACCGAGTCGCGTTTGGTGATCTCGGCGACGTCGCGCCACGCGGCGTTGCGATCGTCGAGTTGGAGTTCGTCGCGCGCGCGAATCAGCGCCTCATCGAGGTCCTCGTTCACGACCCCGCCCCAGTTGCGGCCGCCCGAGTACAGGTAGCGCCAATGGGTCGGGTACCCCGCCGAGGCATTGACCCCGCCCAGCACGCCGTAGTTGCCTGCCGCCGATTCCTCGAGGAAGCCCGCGTAGTCGACGACACGCAGCTTCACGTCGAGACCGGTCTCGGTCATCTGACGCTGGTAGTACGCATACTCGTCCGTGGATGCCAGGACCATGAAGTCGATCGTCGGGTCGCCGCCGTCGGCGACATAGTCAGCGATGAGCTTCTTCGCTTCATCCATGTCCGGCGTGGGAGAGGCGCCCTCCAGGCACGCTGCAGCCCCTTCCGGGAACGGGATGCAATCGCGATTCTCGTCCCAGAGATCGCTGCCGGGGAAGATGATCGTGTTGGCCACCTTGGGATCGGTCGCCAGCCCGATCGCCTGACGGACCCGTTCATCGTCTGCCGGTGCCCTGGAGGCGTTGGGCACCAGCGCCTGCCCACCCGTGCTGGATCGAACGGTCACGAGCGAGGGATTCGCCTCGACCGCCGCCCAACTCGTGCCCGTGACCTGCGCCAGCGTCACTCCCCCGGCTATGACCGCATCGGCACGGGACTGCGAGTCGACGAGCACGCGGAAGGTGAGCGCGTCGAGGTACGGCTTGCCCTTGTCCCAGTAGTCGTCGTTGCGGACCAGCTTGAGCTCACTGTCGCGTACCCACGACTTGAAGACGAAGGGGCCGGCGCCGACCGGCGAGGAGTTGAACGCGTCGGGGTCGGCGAGCGCTTTGGGCGACCCGATCAGGCTCGCAGAGGAGGAGCCGGTGAGCGCCAGCGGGAAAGACCCGCTCGGCTCGCGGAGGGTGATGGTGACCTCCAGCTCACCGGTCGCCTCCAGCTTCTCGATTCCGGACAGCACCGACTTGGCGGGGCTGGTGGAGTCCGGGGCGATGTGCCGCTCGAGGTTGAACACCACGGCGGCGGCGTCCAAAGGCGTTCCATCCGTGAAGTCGACCCCGTCGCGCAGGGTCAGCACCCAGACTCGTCCGTCATCGGACTCCAGCGACTTCGCAAGCTTCGGCGTCACCTCGTCGGTGACGTCGTCACGGTACATCAGCGTGTCCATCACCTGGGCCGCCCGCTCGATGCCGGTGCCCGCTGCGACGAGGCGTACAGGGTCGAACCCGGGCATCTCCGTCAGTGAACCGACGATCGCGGTGCCACCCGCCTGTGGCGTGCCGTCGCCGCCGCTCCCTGCGGACGGCGCCGTGCCCCCTCCGCCACCGGCACACGCGGCGAGCACCAGCGCGA
This region includes:
- a CDS encoding cyclase family protein, with product MSKGWAPRAATEGETPARPEFSNWKRWGEDDEAGAGNHLTPASILAALRLPRTGEVVQLSQVIGDRKSPRNGAPPQHFMIHDAGDYLAGSPAPGGFQTAADHMSWATHGSVTHLDSLGHVWYDDTLYNGYSQTGVRSNGLRKLGIDKAPSFLTRGVLVDVARSHGVEYLPAGYEITAADIEATLAESGTTLQPGDAVLLRTGWINTWESDDVAYHGDRPGIGLDASEFLAKADVALVGADNSGVEVLPWAAGTVCPVHQFLIRDCGIYLLEFLDLEELSSKGVVEFLFIASPLRIRGATGSPIAPVAVL
- a CDS encoding amidohydrolase family protein, producing MYDGPVIDAFYHPGWAATTADTFGDQESWRQDPQRARAMRFFDQKDSKHATKPATAEESTQELIDNNVELAIFQASLYYQAERPELDSRIQEHVDIMKKFPGQYEHAGTILPPRQGPASFWDLMENPRILEEHKEQYGIRGVHILPAPYGTPANDKWFYPLYAKCVELDLFVFTYIGMPGPLWPTYPNYPLHLDDVALAFPDLTIVGHHIGDPWVSMMTHLAAKHQNLYICTSAWSPKRYPKELLEFMGGRWHAQAGADKVIFGTDYPLINLTKAVTDARSLELPDDVIEKFMYSNMRGILDRQDNR
- a CDS encoding enoyl-CoA hydratase/isomerase family protein is translated as MKPNVVCSEVGSVAYLTLTGPRKNALAREMHHALAAQLDRLKDRADIEFIVLRGAGGVFSSGGDVTQLADGLPESYVDDYMRRMEGTIGAMRQMDQIVIAAIEGAAIGAAAALALSADIVIAEEDAKIRLSFVRLGFVPDAGATYLLPRAVGGARASDLLMTGRWISVAEACSAGLVSRSCEHGSISEAVEGVLDELRQSPPHALAMTKHLINRRDQTEFMAAVREEGESQPVAAALTSSDVADAVLNGVTRDPQPTGFVAT
- a CDS encoding GntR family transcriptional regulator — protein: MIRVRQKLGDEIAESLRQDILAGRYEMGERIPLDAVAQELGVSSMPVREALITLSNEGLVDVEPRRGFRARPLTQTDLDDMFDVLAALTGVLVARAAVVATDEDIAHLRAIHEKLVALDGRTLNKATMRQASKLNDEFHRYIAKIPEGDKVRWFLRMTHRFVRADLYEVVPGILDASMHDHVQIIEALERHDPVEARRLAEAHFAQGSQLIGCLPAPV
- a CDS encoding flavin reductase codes for the protein MTEIAFDKFRQVLGQYPTGVCVISASDGETPVGMTVGTFTSVSMDPPLVAFLPQKTSTTWPIVERIGRFCVNVLSWEQEHLCRQMARPSDQKFVGVPWRESGLGSPIIDGVVAWIDCEIISVVDAGDHWIVLGAVRDLDIAGDSLPLVFFRGGYGRFTPGPLFAQQFDDPTRARLLDTARIEMLELERELGVDVAITGRDEGEMILMASTWTPLSSRVRQRIGDVQPAGPPYAIAFAAEGTSQEREAWVAAGIRLSGGGDREAMLATLDLIAERGWSAAVPRKPVDTWTSRFVSVNQKLGTEASVDEAISLTVPLHDADGTVSLTLTVYGMPAGLSGSALAAIIKRLEDAATRIERVAQ
- a CDS encoding enoyl-CoA hydratase/isomerase family protein, producing MKNTDRIRVERASEQGVATITMLGGAENYLTVFLLRELVAALNDVSDDEDCGAIVVRSEGKHFCAGRDWQTARDPEDTAEAIYACAPELLAVRKPWVAELTGGSIGVGMGLAMCADYRVAAESAYVWPKFVGIGIHHGFGLTATLTSAVGRQHATRLLSMGRRVSMPEALRIGLVDEAAPLEGIDAAATGFAAVLAAQSRTALASIRDTMRAPLRAAFAEAIVQERAAQTKLYESADFQAATAGGYRYEQS
- a CDS encoding oxidoreductase, whose translation is MALLFDELTIRSLTLRNRVVMSPMTRAASPGGVPGPRVAEYYRRRAEGGTGLIITEGVAIDHPSSVDHTDVPRMHGPAALDGWREVVDGVHAAGGRIIPQLWHVGPLWGVMQGGGSTPMRPSGLWGTPGVTAYPPGIVEELIRPTRTMTDDDIHAVIEAYRAAARGAVAAGFDGIAIHGAHGYLLDAFLWADTNRRDDRWGGDAARRAAFPAAVVRAIRAEIGDELPIIFRFSQHKQQDYKAALARTPDELAELLVPLVDAGVDVLDASSRRFHQPAFEHSDRSLAGWAKTLTGAHTMAVGSFGLGASLREAHAGATRSTTDHRLELERRLGKEEFDLIAIGRLHLADPNLARILRDGASLPEFDREAHELAFR
- a CDS encoding ABC transporter substrate-binding protein; the encoded protein is MVRRRVGTIVAVSAIALVLAACAGGGGGTAPSAGSGGDGTPQAGGTAIVGSLTEMPGFDPVRLVAAGTGIERAAQVMDTLMYRDDVTDEVTPKLAKSLESDDGRVWVLTLRDGVDFTDGTPLDAAAVVFNLERHIAPDSTSPAKSVLSGIEKLEATGELEVTITLREPSGSFPLALTGSSSASLIGSPKALADPDAFNSSPVGAGPFVFKSWVRDSELKLVRNDDYWDKGKPYLDALTFRVLVDSQSRADAVIAGGVTLAQVTGTSWAAVEANPSLVTVRSSTGGQALVPNASRAPADDERVRQAIGLATDPKVANTIIFPGSDLWDENRDCIPFPEGAAACLEGASPTPDMDEAKKLIADYVADGGDPTIDFMVLASTDEYAYYQRQMTETGLDVKLRVVDYAGFLEESAAGNYGVLGGVNASAGYPTHWRYLYSGGRNWGGVVNEDLDEALIRARDELQLDDRNAAWRDVAEITKRDSVLFWTAPYSNATSYSKKLHLGTEDFPFQGGLMVYFGDAWMEQ